ACCGATTTTTGGTTTTCACCCTCATTAATAGCGCATTCATCTCATCTCTAAACATCGCATTAAATCTCATTTTATCCTAattccaaaattttaaatcatattttttacttaCAGATTTGAATGGTTAAACATCGCAATACTTCCGAATTtagtattaaaaaatttaaaacttcTGTGAGTGGTAAGTATGATTCAACACATCATTACTGGGAAAGTCAATTATATTCTCGGtcttattttaaaaataaattgtgCGACTcaaaattcaaatattatGATTCCAGCagtgtttttaaattccTTTTTTTCCACTGGGCTACCAAGTGGGCATATCTTCTCTCCAAAGATTATGTAGAACCATATAAGTTACATCCACTTCCCATTTCAGACCAAATTCTATATTGGTATCCAGTTTTATCAAAACATCTCAGTGACGGTTTACTAGCATTGGAAAAATATGAAACAATAGAGTATGGACACCCAAATACCAGACCTACTAGATCCGTTTTGTTAAGGGCTTTATTCCTAACATTTTGGAAGCGAGTTTCATTTGGTCTCCTTGGTATTGTGGTTACCAATGTTCTTAGTATAAGCATTGCATTGCTGGTCAAGCATCTTTTGGGATTTTTGAATAATAGGTCCTTTGCTCTAGTGAAAATATTTCTGCTTATATTTtctataatattattacagaTTATTGATGGAATTTTGATCGAGAACTTTagatattatttaaatagaATAACAATTACATGGGAATATTCAGTTGCAATCAGTGTGTTCCAACACGGTCTGTGTTATAGACGTAACTTcaacaataatataagCGGATCTAACTTGTTGAATGTTTGTAATAATGTGTTGCACACCTGTTATCCTGATTCCGATTGTTCCAGAAGTCCATTATATTGCCCTGCAAGGAGATTCCAAAACAAAGACGTCACTCCAAACATGTTCACATTCCAATATTATGATTGCTTCTACATTTCAATGTTTTTGGAATCACTATCTTACATCGTTGATTTTTTGTCGAATTTCATCTAtggaataatattaatttccATGCAGATAAAGGCGAACTTGTGGATCATATTCCTTTCtgttataattttcatatttttaatggttgtttttgaaattataaacacCTACTtgtttcattttatttctttaatTAAGGATTATAGGATAGGAGAATGCATAGAAATTATATCGCAGTTACCTCTAATCAACAAGTTGCTTTATGACGATATTGCAATCAACATCATTACTCAAACCAGGAATACTGAATTGATGTTGGTTTTGCTTCgggtatttttaacactattcaATAAATCGTTATACGTAATGTGTACCAACCTATCATTTTACTTTTTGTTAAGTTACTTTGTAAAATCTGTTAAAGATGCTGGAGTTATTACTGAAATTGATACAGCGGGATTTTTATCAACATTCTACATATTTTTCAGGATTATTAACTCAATGTTCATGTTTCCACATGCACTTAAAAGACTTACTACCTCATATGTATCATACAAcagaattaataaatacgTCAACACTTGTTCTCCTAATTTCTACATCACTGATAACAAATTCACTGGAACCACAGAAATGTACTCTGACCTGCCAGATGTTACCAATGAGATTGCGAAGGATGTTATAGTACTATATAAGGATGCCTCATTTGCATGGGTTAACAGCAGGAAGGATTTTGTTAATGACAACAATGAAGTccatttgaaaaatattaacttcCAACTTAAGAGGGGAGAAATTGTCATAATTACAGGATCCCAAGGTTGTGGAAAATCTAACTTCATCAAGTCAGCTCTAGGTGAGATGACTTTGGTTGGAGGTTCAATGGCCGTTATTCCCCTTCACACATCAATGccaatattttattcatctGAGAATATATGGCTACAACAGGGCACTATTAGATCAAACATCACCTTTGGACACAGATTTGATGAGGACATTTATGAATCAGTTATCAAAGCACTTGAACTTGAAACTGATATATTATCATGGGAGAAAGGTGACTTTAGAGTTGTCTCAGATAATGCTCACTCACTAAGTTGTGGTCAGAGAGTTAGAATGGAAATGGCTCGCGCTATCTATGCCTATCTCATATTTAGTAAAGTGAACAAGGATTACAATAGAAACCAGTGTTCATTCCTGATGTGTCTAGATTCACAGTTTCATGGATTAGACCCTTACGTATCAAGAACTGTATTCTTCAACCTGTTCAATGCTAAGAATGGATTACTTGTCAAGGATGATCTTGCTGTTATCCTTTCTTCATCACTAACATTGTTGGATAAATGTGTCAGATCTTCAGACTTGGTTAATTTCCCCAGAATTCCCGTATACGAGATTGATAACAAATCTGTTCATTTCAACTGTTATTTATCAGATATTTTTAAAGACAAAAAGCTACAAAATGC
Above is a window of Theileria parva strain Muguga chromosome 2, complete sequence, whole genome shotgun sequence DNA encoding:
- the abcC6 gene encoding ABC transporter family protein; amino-acid sequence: MVKHRNTSEFSIKKFKTSVSGKYDSTHHYWESQLYSRSYFKNKLCDSKFKYYDSSSVFKFLFFHWATKWAYLLSKDYVEPYKLHPLPISDQILYWYPVLSKHLSDGLLALEKYETIEYGHPNTRPTRSVLLRALFLTFWKRVSFGLLGIVVTNVLSISIALLVKHLLGFLNNRSFALVKIFLLIFSIILLQIIDGILIENFRYYLNRITITWEYSVAISVFQHGLCYRRNFNNNISGSNLLNVCNNVLHTCYPDSDCSRSPLYCPARRFQNKDVTPNMFTFQYYDCFYISMFLESLSYIVDFLSNFIYGIILISMQIKANLWIIFLSVIIFIFLMVVFEIINTYLFHFISLIKDYRIGECIEIISQLPLINKLLYDDIAINIITQTRNTELMLVLLRVFLTLFNKSLYVMCTNLSFYFLLSYFVKSVKDAGVITEIDTAGFLSTFYIFFRIINSMFMFPHALKRLTTSYVSYNRINKYVNTCSPNFYITDNKFTGTTEMYSDLPDVTNEIAKDVIVLYKDASFAWVNSRKDFVNDNNEVHLKNINFQLKRGEIVIITGSQGCGKSNFIKSALGEMTLVGGSMAVIPLHTSMPIFYSSENIWLQQGTIRSNITFGHRFDEDIYESVIKALELETDILSWEKGDFRVVSDNAHSLSCGQRVRMEMARAIYAYLIFSKVNKDYNRNQCSFLMCLDSQFHGLDPYVSRTVFFNLFNAKNGLLVKDDLAVILSSSLTLLDKCVRSSDLVNFPRIPVYEIDNKSVHFNCYLSDIFKDKKLQNAFEYITPPSGPYKLNFFTNDMMKLCYSGSTTRDGRRLVTKSKYRESFSTIIKTDYSDDKFNPYLVYFKAAGFTFILFIIFAVASSVMDNSKFVLATNLSDYISNKTNDFNDGISIDLSAVKSHSDSALNKIVIIITVIIFCSVISSVLFTISSFMASKKIHEYSLNSVIKNSSSVIKIKKQINQMITYFSADIVFIDEYLGYLLFTVLLLFIQTGISIGTLFYTIPLSVPFIALSLVTIFEFIVSKYVKSSMNQHLGDLESIGHINTMCKNAILGSPIHRSFKKEWELVNDIIERVDYKFRCRFLAITFASWTTLLSTWIFSLTTAVFLSAMIILDKFTNYEMDVGYFGLGLSLSMSVIKSFSNFSFSFARLQVFMCSVQRFQCFIPPGTKCAFDKFRNVHEEDVVIDSTKPEYQVDKKNLLRRRTNEFKETKPNSFEKLDFNPKINIIDICKYISPEHTGLVLKDVCVYASSLMNKEGLILNNINATPGRSDIIGIIGRTGAGKTTLLSVLQNTIRNRTGHVLLDGRDLQEIPKSVIRHIVGVLPQLPFVFKGWTIRRFLDPRRLFSDEQINEALNKCGLLDFVNNLQGGKRLDTIIIPKPLNMAKNFFEQSPKESFSKGKEPYPEEESMTMDDFKTDGIMLSVTQLRTLWFAKLVLSRDLYRMIIIDEPPSEIFYDEDGSEVQDMGIPIYELLDKYFKHCTCFVTAHYANVLKSCTSVWVMHNGRLIKTCSASEVSKNDSISNIIEEMVTKYSN